From Daphnia magna isolate NIES linkage group LG2, ASM2063170v1.1, whole genome shotgun sequence:
CATTCACCACCATTTGCCATCATAAATAATCAATTGAATGGACCAGCCGCGGGCATTGACCATTATGTACCAGGatgccacacacacacacacacatggacGTATATACACATCATTTATAAATAACTGTTCACGTCGCTaggtgtgtgtgcgtgtgtgtgcggatggtcaaaaaaaaaagaagggtaTGCCTGTTGtattgtgcgtgtgtgtatacacacaTATATTTGACGACATAAGTATTGACTGATGAATGTGCGTGGGTGGGCGTGAAGCGCCCCGAAAGCAAAAGGTTTTGCTCGGTGGAAACTTTTGAAAACTGTTGGCTGCTGTTCCGCGTTGTATataatacacacacatacacggGGTTGTATAGTACACGAGCTTATTCAATACACGAGCAACGGTGCGTGCTTATGTAATCAGTGTTTTGCTGCCCTTCAAAGGAAGGGGGGGGGCGTTTGGATGTCGACCAAGTGGCGAATGTCGAACGCCGGGTGTCGCTTTGGAATGCGCAGCAATTATGAATACCGCTCGCAGACGTTCCTCAAAGGAGACAGAGGCACGTGTGACGCTTGTGACGGACTATCatagtgaaaaataaaaaagggggaagggggtTGGTATCTATGTGTGTGTTCTCCTAAAAAACTTTGTCGTCTCTCTTTGctcaacaaaataaataatcttCTCTTCTCAATGCGCACAATTCTAGCGCTCTTTTTATTATCTATGGCTgttgattgaaaaattttcctttccctttttctttttgattgtCCTCTCTTACAGCAACTACAACGGGGATCATATATATATCGAttcagaaaaatattttcatcacGAACGGACCGAGTCGTTGTAAGCCATGCTCCAAGTGGTCGTCACAcacaagcaaaaaaagaaaacataatttGTTTTGCCTTTCTTTATCTGCATTCTCGGCATTATTTATTATTGCTGTTCTTTCATCCGCAGCTGCGTGTCTGgtgcaaaataataaaaatcgtacaaagaagaagaataaactttGATCGAAGAATGTCTTTTTAGTTCTCCCTATACATATTTCTATATTTCCTATTGAATTTAAATGTTCCTATGTATACTAATACAGTGTATCGTCTGCAGACATTTCACTCCCAAGTATTGTGACATGGCGTCCATTTTCTCTTTCGATAGATCGGCTATCGTTTCATTAATCGGCGACTGGAAACTGTTGGCTGATTGCCATGTCctcttatttattttctggTGCATAACATCTAGTGTTTCACGTTATTCGTCTCAACTTTCCTGTTCGATTCTTTATTCTTCAAATTGTTCCTCCCCATCATCGGTGAATCGTGTGCCAAATGTGCCCGTTGCATGGGCCAATCGTTGAACTCGGGTATGTAGGTCGCCTTCCCGACGTCtgcattcctttttcttctcataTCATTTGCTTTGATGGTGACGTATCGATTtttcaaagcaaaaaaacaaaacataaaaatcaTTCCTTACCGTCTGTTGTGTCGGCGACGAGAGCGATATGTGTGCGTTTAACAAGCGACACTACAAAGAGATGTGAAACGCACTGATTCGCGGTCGACCAATCACTTTGACACAGCACAGCCACCATTTTTTGTCCCGCTGACTCGACTGTCTCTTTTGCGCGCACATGGCGAGTTATTAGAGTCTGATGTGAAGAACAATGTGATATTGAGCTGTATGCAAATTGCTGTGTGTTTACGTGATCCATTTACTGTTTGAGTATACCACCGTGGGGAGAAGACGCCAAAATCGGGAAAAACTATTGGCGTGTGTATATGCGAGGATTGAAAAGGATCAGGGACATTGAATATTTGCATTATGTGTCAGTCATATAATGTCCTATATGCAAGTATAGATATAGTTGGGGTGCGcctttcgttcttttttttcaagtggCTATTTAGCCAACTGGCTGTGCAGTTTTTGGCTCGTGCATTATGCATTCTTAGTCTTTATAATGTCGCTGGAGGGTCATATATACACACAGCAAGCGGAGTGAACTTATTTGTATTGTTCTCCACATAGATATACACGCACATATTTGTCTGGACTatatttatagatttttttttttttcggaataAAGAGGGACAGAGAGAGGAGCAGCGActgccatttttctttgttgatcTATATACTACTGCAGGCTACTATAGTGTTGACCGAAAAGCCCCACCCCTATCCAATACTTGCTTTTATTGTCAGACTTTTTTGTCCTTCTCCCTATCCACGCCCATATTGTTGTGCATTCTACTTATACGGAGTCTTGTGCCCCTCTCTAAACAGTGAAATTTTGTGTGCTGAATATAATATAGTAGCCGTGAATCTTCACCAATAACTCCGTCTGTTATCAGCTTTATATGAAAATGCCACACATTTTCTCTATGGAACAACGCATCGTACCATACACTGTTATGTATTGACGCATCTTCCCCAGTTTTCTTGTTTGCACTAGCCCTTTCTGTCTCTTTGGGCTGCCTCTCTTTTATACGATGCTGCTCTATTCAGTACCTCCTATTGTTGTGTACGCCCGCATGGACCCGACGCTTGTTTGCTCGCATCTCGTCCTTCCTCGTTCATGAATGTTTCTTATATACGAGGAAAGAAAGAGTATTGTTGCCTTCCCCTTCTGGCAAGCTTAATCGCCTTCATAAGCCAATCGACGATATAGGTCCTCCTGGACCCAGTAGCCGCTGCTCGCATCAGCAGGTCCTTTTTTATGTATGCATATTTCTCCTGCTGCGCACAGTCTGGAAAAGTCAATATGTAATAAATGTCGTGTGTTGGGAAAGCGAAAATGAATTCACAATGTTggcaaatttgaatttcagttGATGTTGAAATAAAACATGTATAGTAGTATATACCATCTGGCGGCTTTTAGCGGAGTAACATTTGTTGTGCTCCTCTTGAACTCGTTGAATTGTTTGGAAAAACAGTTGATTTTTCAGTTACGGTCaccttgttgtttttgtttgcgtgCAGATTGTCGTGCAACTCCCCTCAAACTACATTTTTCACGCTGAGAAAACACATCGAACACCTTCACGCGCTCATTCATTTTCAACATCCGTTTGCCCATTGcccccttccttttttttttttttatcaaaacaTCATTAAGTCCGCCAACTATATAGGAGCCATTTTGTGTATACATGTGTTTGGGTCAATAAGcaaacccccccaaaaaaagaggTGGAGCTGCATCAACAGTCTCCCCTCCCCATCGTTGATGACCGTTTGCTGTTGATGTTTTTCAAGCTTCGTCACCCATAAGTTCCTAACATGCAACAACCCCATTGATTCAAGCGGTTTATTCGTCCATTTGATTCGTCCTATAGTATAGTCAGTCTATTTAGATTGTAAATATTCATCGGGGGGGTAATAATGGAAGACGATGTTGATTCACCTGGCCCATTTCTCGTCGTTTGCAACATATGGATCTGTTTATAGTTGTCCACTGAGTGTATACTATATCTATCAAACTGCCCCCTTAAAAAAcagttttctttcaaacgGCTTCAGGGCTATATGATTCTTTCCCTCTGCTTCGGATGGCATTCTTTCAGAGTTGGTGCGTCGGCGGCGACAAGCAGTCTGCTGAGAAAGGCGGAGGAAGTCTCTTTGCTTGTTTTTgccttccccccttttttttccgaaCTCCTCCGGGTAGAGATGACCAGCTCCGCCTTCTTCAAATCTCTtcttagaaaaagaaaaaaaacaactcaaAAGAAAGGCGACTCTTGTTATGCATATAATAAGAGTCTCTCAGCttggtttttttggggggttggAGGTCACGTTTTTTATGGAAGACAAACCAGCATTCACCTATACAGACAACGCTGgtcctacacacacacatctaTACTATATAGATGACTTCCATATGGTGTTGGTGGGCTAATTAGGTTTCCGGTGCTCGCCTTCTTTGTAGATGTGGTGAGCCAGCAAGGCCTTCTTCATGAGCTTGTTTCAcactcctttcttttttttctagtgaCTTCTCGGTTCCGCTCGAGCTGAATTCGGGTTTGGTTTTGACTGTGCGTGGGTATGTTCCAAAGCCGACATTTCAATTAACTTTGTACACCCCCCATAAATAAATATGTcgatttcacatttttttttttcgtttcagaAATGCAAGAAAGTCGTAAATCTTTAGGAGAATTCATTTGAAAAGATTTGATTTTAATAACTTGCGTGCACCATACGATCACCAAAGaggtttttgatttgtttttgattgTTCCCGATGCGTATAATACAGAAAAATCGACACTTCAATTTTCTCCTTCTTAGTGCTGATATATTATTTTCTCGTGTAGAGAGAGAAAGAGCTCACCCTCCCTTCTTACGTAAGCCCCTGGATGGTTTGACATGTTCAATTGTTCTCTCGCAGTTattggagtttttttttttttcgtctaaGCTTTCCAACTGCTTTATTATAAATACCCTTGTCGATATTTATGAATTCAAATTCTCTCCCCCCCCTTCCCGTTCCTTTGccgcagaaaaaaaagaaaaactctaTTCAGTCAACTAAATATCAAGAGTTCCAATGTTTGATTGCTGGTGTGTGTGAGCAGGACAACGTCATCAAACTCTGAATCATCAATTCTGGCTTTTTATTGTTCGAGAAGGCAGAtgataaatgtaaaaaaacgGGGATTCGTGTTTGTGTCTACGTATAGACGCGATCGTTTGTCATATGCAAAGAGGAGAATCACTTGTTCAGCacattggtttttctttttcaaatgaaaagagaaaataaatcGAATTTTGGCCGTCAAGAAAATATCGTTGACGGTCGCACATGTGTAGTGGATGGCCAGCAGCTCTTCCCAAAATGCTATAACAGAAGAGTATCAAATGATGGCAGACCAACAGAAGGAAACTCTTTGGGCTATATTTAAAtgagtatatatatatgtatatatatacacacacacacactgttTGTAAGCTCCGAAGAGTATCTTCTCatgttctcttcttttttgtgtgtgtgtatgtgtgtgaaATGATGAAAAAACTTGAGGCGGAGAGTTTTTTagtttccctcctttttttttttcttgtttttttttggtgtgatGAACCACTAACTTTAATGTGGCCAGCACTCAACCCCCCTAAGGTCCAATGGAAATGCTGGACCCATATACACAGTGAGAAAGAATGTCTATATACAAGATCTTGTTCGTACGTACAGTGAGGGAAGCTGGGCCTTATGTCTACATGGGTTTCTTCTTTCACCCTAGACCTTTCCGTTCTTGGTAGACAGCCTGTCGCCAGTGAAAAAGTATAGCCGATGGCGTGTTTTATCCTTGCATCTATGTACCAAATGGACATACGTCTCTTAAAAGCgaaaactcgtttttttcctttaaaacaaattcttaatgtttttttgttttttgggtcCCATTTTTCTTGGTACAGTTCCCACCATGGTCGACTTAACCGCCATTTTCTTTGAAGGATATTAGTTGGCTTGAATGGATTTGATCTATACTAAGCCATGTCTCCTGTTGGAATAagacaagaagaagaggatCTTTAGTAAAGATATAAAAACCCTGGAACAGTTTGTTATTCTTTCCCATGCGATGCAAAGTTATAGGAACTTCATTTGATCACATTGCCGTGATCTCGATAAATTGCCAGAAAGCTAATCTGCGAAGCTATATAAGCCAATATTTCGCTTCGCTGTATGGAATTATGCATATAATTAGAGCCAAACAAATGGAGCGGCACATTTGAAATGTTGGCGAGAAATTCAAATGAGACCAaagagattttgtttttctcttttgtcgtCAATTTTCACGATTCAATgtatttatcatttttttttttaaactctccCACCGATCAAATGTTCGTTACCATGTTGTATACGTTTTTTCAGGTTGACAGGCGATCCTTCTCTGATTCACCTCCTAAATTTTTGGTGTTTTTTGCTTAGCCGCTTATTATGCAATCCATCCTGTTTTGCTGGCCATCGGATTCCATCAAATTACATTAGAGCTCAGCTGCCCTGGCTCGTTTCGCCTTGCTGCAGAGATAAGCGGAACGTGTGCCGCCGACTCGGGTGTCCCCCCCATTCCTTTCCCAACTCAGTCCCCAATTTTTAGACGTTGCAGCTATACACGAAATTCCGCCGTTTCTATTAGGTATATCTCTACATGACCGTGCTGCCATCATCGTTCATCGTCTAGATCAAAAGGAGGGcgagatagagagagagaaaagtgTGCCATCAAGGTACGGTTTATTTATAGACTAGAAAAGAGAGGGAGAGGCTATAAGACACGCTCGGCTGAGCCAAAAACGACCTATTAGATTATGTGCGAATCGGGGCGGCCCAAACATTTTTCCGCACCAGATGACGACTTGAGCCTTATAACATCATCAGCACATCGGCAGCAACATCATCACATTTGTATTGCTGCATATAACAGATGATTGTTGTGTGCGATGGTAGAGACGTAATCCCTCTTCAGTTCCATCTATATACTCGAATATATATACCACACAGAGCCTAGGCCACACATTAAAAAGCATCAGTTTATCGATGGATGCCCTGCCTCGATGCTGACGAGGCCCACTGGTTTTTCAAGagctctcttttttctttttttgtgttttggtCTTGCCCGGATCGCAACCAAACGTCATCTGTCTTTTGTTCTTGATTCTTTGTGGTCTCTTATATTTATACGTAGATGAAGCTTGCTGtatcgtgttttttttttttttaatacactCAGGGCACCGTATATGCGAACGAAATGGTATACGATAAAACGGGTATTATTCGGGCCGGTATGGCGTCATTCACGAACTTTATGTAAGCGCACACGTCTGTTATCTTAGGCCAACAGAATAAAGCTCGTTCGGGAGGTCTAATAttgctatttgttttttggggttttatCTTGATCTGTGTGTCATTTTTCTCCGTTTATAGCTCGTGCTTTTGTTTATCTTCTTTTGTGTGAAAACTATATAACACACGCAAGATGACAGTACGGGACTTCTGCGATTGACCAACAGTTTGAACTGTTTAAGACGCAGCTTTCGTTGCGCATCGTTTAGTTTTGGCTTGATTTCATTGCCACCTTTTTGGAGCCTAACTGTTGGGTCTTCATAATCTCAGCCAAACATTTTGTCGTGTTTCATCGAATCATTTTAGACTGGGGCCTTTGCGATGATGAACGATGCGCTGTAGGTGTAGAGAATGTTGAACTGCGATAACATCAACCTTGTCCTTATTTCAACTTGCATACGAGCAATGCCAAACATCGTTTTGCAACCGTACATGTCAAATTAGGAATGGAGGAAGAAAGATCCGGCCAGTTCCGCTCGCCGCGCCTCTGCTGGAagcttcttccttttttttttttaaattttctctCGCTCTTTTATTGATAAGGCTACGCCCAACTCCCACCTTACGACAGCCAATAGCCGTTTGATTTGCAGCTGCTCTGCCTTTTACCATTGGATCCACAAAGCGCTCCTCCCAGCACCCCACCCcatggagagagagagggacaAGCGAGAGCTGTAAAACACGTCTACACACAAATATATGTACAGTtagtatacacacacacagacacacaagcacaagacacacacaaaaacggTGGGGTGGGGATGGGGTGGGGTGGGGTGTGTGTATGCTTTTTTGGCAGGAAGCGTAGCAGCAACTCTACTAACAAACCGAGCAATCAAAAACGCTCTGCGCTCGTTAATAGGCAGGCATTATCCGGCTGGGCTCTCCACGCAGCTGAAGagctcctctctctctctctctctcatttctCTGCCCTGtcatttaagaagaaaaaaaaaatttgtttttaaaaaccaCAACGGCTGTATTGTGTACAAGACCTGTcagtttatttttgatttttttgaagGGGGTTGTTTCTCAGTGTCTAATTTACACAGTTTTCGGTCCGTGTTCAATCAACAATTCGACATTATCTCTGCTGGCCGTGTTGACAGTGTCACcaactgaagaaaaaaaaaaaaaaccctcaaAATTCTGTGCCGTTTTTACCGCAAAAGTATTCGAATATTGACACAAGAACGaaagcaaaagagaagaagacgTTTGGTGTGCGCTCAATGTGCCAAGTGATGAACGATGATCTTGGGCCCCATCGTACGGGCAATCGAAACAATTCAGTCGCTTCTCGTCAAGAGCAGATCAACGACGTTTCGCTATCTGTCGCTATGAACGGACACGTGAATTCGACCATGTCTGCCGGTCGGCCATCGTCGCTATCCACTTCGACGGCGCATCACGGCTCGTTTGGAGCCGGCCATTCATCGACGATCCCGCTCGATCTTCGAGGAGCAGCCATCGGTGGTATTGTTCCAGCGTCGTCAGCTTCGTATCCGGCCAGCGACGAAGGTGACAGCGGAGCGGAAGAAATCAATCAAGACGCGTGCGAAATCAACGTCGATTCGGACGACTCGGACGACGGTGGCGAAGAGATGGACGACAATGACGCACCTGTCAACGGCCATCCTCATTTCCCTTTCGCCTTCGATCCGCACAGTCCGTTCCTAGGCCAAGCGGCGGCCTTTTTCGGCGCCGGCGGAAGCGTCGCCGGTGGCTTGATGAATCCGGCCATGACGGCGGCAGCGGCAGCCCAGGCCGAGTGGTTCATGCAGGCCGCCATGGCCAACGCAGCCACGATGAATCAGCAACAGCAAATGTCAGCCGCGCATCCGCACGCGACCGCATCGTCCGACGTGATGGCCAGTCACGGCGGCAAAGCGTCGCACAGCAAGTCGTCCagtcgtcatcatcatcacgaCAGGCCCGGCAAAGACCACAAGGAAGGCAAGAGTCACAGCAAAAATCACAACCGCAGTTCCGGTTCGAGCGATGGAGAGGCCGGCGGACCTGCCGTTGGCGGAGGCAAGTCGAAGAAGAGCGGCCTAGTCAAACCGCCGTATTCGTACATCGCGCTCATCACCATGGCGATTCTGTCCAATCCGCACAAGAAGTTGACGCTCAGCGGAATTTGCGAATTCATTATGAATCGATTCCCGTACTATCGCGATAGATTCCCCGCCTGGCAGAACTCCATCCGTCACAATCTAAGCCTCAACGATTGCTTTGTCAAGATTCCGCGCGAGCCGGGCAATCCGGGCAAAGGTAACTACTGGACGCTGGATCCGATGGCCGAAGACATGTTCGACAACGGCTCTTTCCTGCGCCGCCGTAAGCGCTACAAGCGACAACAGTCGGACTTTTTCCGCGATCCGGCCGCAGCCACGGCTGCCTTTCTTCACCATATGGCCGTCACTGATCCGTACACTCATCAGGCCTTGATGGCCGGCCATCATCATCCGCACCACGCGGCCATGGCGGCCGTGGCGGCCGCTTTCCCGCCTACGCCTTTAGCAACTCCGCAAGATCGGATGCCGTCAGGCCAGTCATCGTCAGCAAACGGAGCGGGCAGTGGGCCGGGCAATTTTCTACCTCCGTTCAATCTGAGCGGAATGACTGGGCTGGGTGTTCCGGCGAATTTCTCGCTGCCTCCGCAGCAACACCATCCGCACAATATGAGTGCCGGTCAGCATCCTCTGGGTGGTGGCTTCCATCACAATTCTTCCAGCGGATCGGAGATGCAGATGGCCAATCAATTCCAGCCGGCCAATAACATCGTCAAGCCGATCGCTGTTCCAGCTGCTGGTGGCAACACTAATACATCGACCGGAATGCAACGATCGCCTTCCGTCACACGGTGCAGTAAAGGTCCAGTTGTTCCTCAATTCTCTCCCGAATCGTCCGGAATTCCATGCAGTCCAACTACACCCACGTCACCTGGGTCTTCTTCGATGCCAACCGGTCGCAAAGGTAGCGCTAACAAGACCACCTTCAGCATCGACAGCATCATCGGAAGCAACAAGAACGAAGCGGCGGATGTCATCGAGTCCGTCGACGGTGAGCTCAAA
This genomic window contains:
- the LOC116915747 gene encoding hepatocyte nuclear factor 3-beta produces the protein MCQVMNDDLGPHRTGNRNNSVASRQEQINDVSLSVAMNGHVNSTMSAGRPSSLSTSTAHHGSFGAGHSSTIPLDLRGAAIGGIVPASSASYPASDEGDSGAEEINQDACEINVDSDDSDDGGEEMDDNDAPVNGHPHFPFAFDPHSPFLGQAAAFFGAGGSVAGGLMNPAMTAAAAAQAEWFMQAAMANAATMNQQQQMSAAHPHATASSDVMASHGGKASHSKSSSRHHHHDRPGKDHKEGKSHSKNHNRSSGSSDGEAGGPAVGGGKSKKSGLVKPPYSYIALITMAILSNPHKKLTLSGICEFIMNRFPYYRDRFPAWQNSIRHNLSLNDCFVKIPREPGNPGKGNYWTLDPMAEDMFDNGSFLRRRKRYKRQQSDFFRDPAAATAAFLHHMAVTDPYTHQALMAGHHHPHHAAMAAVAAAFPPTPLATPQDRMPSGQSSSANGAGSGPGNFLPPFNLSGMTGLGVPANFSLPPQQHHPHNMSAGQHPLGGGFHHNSSSGSEMQMANQFQPANNIVKPIAVPAAGGNTNTSTGMQRSPSVTRCSKGPVVPQFSPESSGIPCSPTTPTSPGSSSMPTGRKGSANKTTFSIDSIIGSNKNEAADVIESVDGELKTTSPSGGSAAGLPSIVETEFNLSNLSSGDLDKLRRLAMVTGVQGLSRFANSLAPVTWAR